A segment of the Nitrospina gracilis 3/211 genome:
GCGTGGAAATCTATTTCCACGCGGCTCCGCAGTTCAGCCAGAACATCTCATCCGTCAAATGGGGCAAATGGTGGGAGGGCGATAAGCCGAACTGATCGATTTGTTTCCACCCCGGCAAACGGAGTGCGAGGCCCATGCAGATTTCGAAAGTGGAATGCCGGTCCATCCTGACCCGCACGACCGGTTACCTGAAGGTCGTGTGCTCGCACTCGCTCAATCCCTACACCGGCTGCGGGCTGGGCAAATCGGCCTGTGGCGAGGCGTGCTACGTGCGGTTCAATCCGTGGCTGACCCGGGGACGCGAATGGGGCGGGTTCGTCGATGTCAAAATCAACGCGGCTGAGGTGTACTGCCGCACCGTCGGTGCCGAACGCAGGTGGGCGCACAAACGTTCGCAACCGTTCTCCATCTTCCTTTCCAGTTCCACCGAACCCTGGCAGGCTGTGGAAAAAACATACCGCATCACCCGGTCGCTATTGGATGCTTTTCTCGATGAGCCGCCGGATGAATTGATCCTGCAAACGCACACCACAGGCATCCGCGAAGACCTCGCACGCGTTCAGGCGCTGTCGCAACTTTTCCGGCTTCGCGTGCATGTATCCATAGAAGGCGATACCGAGCGTCTGCCCGGAATGCCGCCGCCTCCATCCAGACTGGAAGACCGCATTCGTCTGTTGCGGGAGTTGTCGGATGCGGGCATCGATGCGGTGGCCTGCATGGCACCCGTATATCCTGTAAGCGACCCGGATGCGTTTTTCAAGAATCTGGCAAAGACGGGAATCGTGGGGGTGGTGATCGATCATTTCATTGAAGGTGACGGCACACCGGACGGGGCCCGGACAGTGAAAACCCCTCTTCCCGCCGCCATGGCGCGGGTGAATCCGGACTCCATATTTAAGGGATACCGAGACCACATTGCGGCCATTGCTGCTCGCTACCTGCCGGTCGGTATCTCGTCCCAAGGGTTTGCCGGAATATACCACCGGACCCTGCCTTCCCCGGGGAGTTGATTCCTCCTCGTGGTTCCGTCCTCAGTGTTTGCGCGGTTTCACGCCGATGTGCACGTAGTTGTTGAACCGGTTGACGCGCAGTTCGATGAATGTCGTCGTGTTCTCGTAGAAAAAATTCTTCGGCGGCTTCAATGTGCCGCTGGTGTCGTGAATGACGATGTTCTCGAGGTCCTTGTTCTCGTATTGAATCCCGTCGTCCACTTTGGGGACGTGCACGCGCATGCTGAGCGCGGGCCTGGCTCCCAGTTGTTCTTCCGCTTTGTTCATGAATGCGCGGATTTCCTCCAGGTCCACCAGGAACCGCCGGAAGCTGGTGTCCGTCTGGTTGGTGTGGAAATTGGCGGTCAGGATTTCGTGGACTTCCTGGCTCAGGTCCTTTTCCAGTTTGTCCATTTTGGAGTCGTCGGCCAGTCCTTTCTTCGACAGGCGGTGCGGACGGAAGATGAAAAACTCCACCGTGAAATCCTTGATGGAATCGCCCAGGTCGTCCACCGCGTGCAGAACAAATTGTTGGAAGCGCGGCTTTTGGGTTTTCTGGTAACAGCTTTCCGTATACTGCTCCAGGTCGTTGATCAGTTTTTCGAAATCCTTGGGTGTTTTGGTGGTGAGGGCGCGCAGGATGAGTCCGCCGACCATTCCCTTGTCTCCGGTCTTGGGCGAGGTGGGCTCGACGATGGAGCCGTGATCCACGCCCGCGATCACGCCGAAGCCGAAATCGTCCGGCGGATTCTGGTACGCCCAGTCGTGGTGCTGTCTGGCCGGGTCCTTGCCGGAATGGGAAAAGTCGAGCACCAGCTTGGCGGTGTCGAGAGAGGTGCCGGCGATGACCACGGTGCCGTCGGTGCCCGGTTTGTTCACCCAGCCGCGCAGGCCTTCGTAGTCTTTCAAACCGACGAGGATGGTGGTCTGAATCTGTTTGCGGTTGTAGTACGGCTCATCCCGTAGCACGTCTTCATGTGCCAGGTCCCACTGGTAGGGGCTGGCCAGTTCCAGGCCGTTCAACAGATTGCGCCCGACTTCCAGCATGTCCCCGATCTTCCACCTTCCTTTGAACAGGCTTCCCATGAAGGATTTGCCGCGGTGCGCCAGCGGCGACCCGAAGTTCGCCGGGGCCAGCATGACCAGACGCTTCACCGGGCACTGCTCGATGCGGTCATGGTAGTACTGCCAGATCCAGTGGCGGATCACCAGTCCCCCCGTGGAATGCACGATCACGTTCACGTCTTTCAGCTTGTTGCCGTCGGCGTCGATGAGGCCGTTTGCAATCATCTGGTCGTTCAGTCCGTCCACCACGTCGTTGAAGGTGATGTTGTCCTCGCGCGATTCGTAATCGGCGTAGAGGATGGTTTGCACCGTACCGACCTTGTTGTCGATCAAAAACTGCTTGAGTTTTTTGAACGAGTTGGAGCAGTCGCTCCAGCCGTGGATGATGAGGGTGGTGTCTTTGGCCATGGTGGAGTCCTTTCCGGAACGGTTGAAACGGTGAGGCGCTTTACATTGGAATGCGGAAATTATACTTCAGGAACCGGCGGCGGCCAAATTTAGTTGGCCCGTGCGGTCATTCCGGCCGGGTGGGGGTGAGCGGCGGGCGCGGCGGCAGGGTGTAGTCGCCTGTAACGAAGGTATTCATCAGGGCGCTGCGGTCGCCGGGCCACACGCCTTTTTCCTGGTTGTCGGGGGCGAAACCGGAGAACACGAGGTACCCATACTTGCCGTAGTGCGGCAGCTTGCGCATGAGGCCCGGAATCACGGAGGCGGTGTGCGGGACCACCCACGTCACGGAGTGCTCCGGGTTTTCAGGGTTGGGAACGGTAAATATAAAGCTGTTCTCTTCATACATATACAGTTTGCCGTTCACGGTGATGCCGAGTTCGCCGGGATGAACCCCGTATTCGGCAAGTTTGGGTAGCAGGGCCTGCGCTTTCAGGTTGTGCCGGCCGAACACCCAGGCAGCGGTGTTGTTGTCGAAATCGTACACCTGGTCGAGCACCATGTCGGACAGGTTGTCCACCGATGTGGCGAACGCATGAAAGCCTTCGATGAGGTCCCGCGACGACACGCTCGGCATCACGGCCACAGCCTTGCCGTCGCCATAGGTCTGGCCGATGCTGGCGGGCACTTCCCTGCGGTCGAGTTTGCGGAACACGTCGTAATACGGATCGAGCATGACAGCTTTTGGTTCGTCGTCCACGAACACGTTGACGTGTTGCACCGGTTGAGGGTCGATCGACACCAGTTCGATCTTCGGTTGGTCGGCGCCTTCGTACCACACCGCTACCGGCAGTTGAAACGCGAACAAGGGGCGGGTCTGTTTTTGTTTGATCTCCAGCGTCAGGCGGTAGGCGTCGGGAAACGGTTCTACCGTGGTGTTGGTGAGTTCCAGCTCCGGCGCGCCTTTTTCCTCGATCCACTGGCGGAAAAAGGTGTCGAGCCTTCTCCCGTGGTACAACTCGAAATGCGCGCGCAGGTGTTCGAATCCGGCGCGGTGAAAGCGTTGCGTGAAATAAAAATCCGCCAGCGCTTCCAGGAATATCTTGTCGCCCACCTCCAGTCTCAGCATATTGAGCACCATCAGTAGTTTGCCGTAACCGATGGCCTGCGATGCCATGCTGTGCCGCGACATGAATTTCGCAATGGGAATTTCGTTGCTTGTATTGACGTAGTTCAAATACTTGATCAACTGCTGAAAGCGGTAGTCGGGGCCGTGTCCGTCCAACTGTTGCAGAAGGTGATCGGCGAGGTAGGCGGTGAGGCCCTCCGACCAGTTGCCGCCGCTCGCATCCACATACACCCCGTTGCCCCACCAGTTGTGCAGGATCTCATGCGGGAAGGACGTGTGCAGGATGAACGGGAAGCGGATGATGCGTGAACCCAGCAGGGTGAATGAGGGCATGCCGTAGCCGGTCTGCACCGAGTTCTCCACCAGCGCAAACTTGACGAACGGGTATTCGCCAAGCAGGCGGTCGTAAAAGCGGATGTAACTTTTCGCCGCGTCGAGATACTTCTGCGCCAGCGCTTCATCCGGCGAGCGCAGGAAGGCGTAGAGGGTGACGTCTTCGTAGCGGTCCTTGTATTCGATGTAACGGTCGGCGACGATGTAGATTTCCTGCATCGGGTCGTCGCACTGCCACAGCGTGTGGCGCGGACCGTTGTGCGTGGTCTCTCGGATGCGCTTGCCCTGGCTGATGACTTTCAGGTCGCGGGGCGTCGCCACGCCGAGCGCGAAAGTCATGAGCGACTCGCCCGACTTGTTTTCCAGCCGCGGATAAAAATAACTCTCGGAAGAAAGAAAAATCCCCGTGTCTTTTTCACTCTCTTCGCCGGGCACGGCCTCCCTCCCTGAATCGCTTTCCGGGCGCAGGGGGTCATGGTATCGCCCTTCGTAACGGAACAGCACCTGCAGAAAATCCGGCCACTTTTTTCCATCCGGCTTTTGGATGACGATGTGCTGGCGCGGCGGCAGGTCCCCGGCGGCGTCCTCGACCTTCGTCACCTCGGTCTTCCATTCACCCTGGTGCGGAATTTCTACTTTTATGATGTTGTACGCGGCGTGCAACGTGAACGTCAGCGATTCACCGGACAGCGAGTTGGGGTAAAGGGTTAGGGTGTCTTCGATCTGGGCGTGATGCCGATCCGGGTCGAGCGTCACCGACAGTTTGTGATTGATGGGGCGGTGGAACGACTGGGCGAATGCGGAAACGCTTGCCGTAAGGCAGACCAGAATGAGGGTGAAAGTGAGAAGACGTTTCATTTATAAGAATCAGGATCAGGACACCACGGCGTCGATGCCCCGGTAGGTGCTTCCGAGAATGCGCACCACCACGCGGTTCGGCAGGCACGCGGCGATGCGGTCGGCGTAATGAATGTAGCCGGACTTGATGCACAGCTTTCGACTGCACGGCGATTTCAGGATGCGCGCCTTGCCGTCCTGAATCTGCACTTCCGTCTCCCCCAGCGGTCCTTCCACGTGGACGAGCTGGTTTACCTTGAGCGGAAGGCGCTTCACCTCCTTCTGGCTGACCTCGATGACCACCCAGTCTCCGGCGGTGCGGGTGTAGTCGATCCCCGAAAACAGGGCGAGGTTGGCCGCGAACAGGCAGGCGATGAGAATTTTGTCGGCGCGGGTCGGTTTCAACATGATTCGGTATTTTTCCGGTTAGTCCGTTTAAGTGTATCACGGGCCGGGCCGGGGGAAAACCGCGAGAAAGGGGGGGCTTTGCGTCTTTTAAAGAATATTGAGCAGGTTCAGCCGTCCACCCAGTTTGTCCTCGAGGGTTTGACGAAGCGGCTGGTGGCCGGGGTCTTTCAGCCAGGGATCGCGGTCGATCAGCGCGAAGGCTTCCTTGCGCGTGGTCTGGATCATGCGCAAGTCGCGCACCAGGTCGGCGAAGCGGAGCGTCGGCATGCCCGCCTGCCGCGTGCCGAGGAAGTCGCCCGGACCGCGGATTTTCAGATCCTGCTCGGCGATGATGAAGCCGTCGCTGGATTTCAGCATGGCGTCGATGCGCGCCTCCGCGTCTTCCGACAGGGGAGGATAGGTGACCAGCAGGCAGTGCGAGGCGTGGCCGCCGCGTCCCACCCGTCCTCTCAATTGGTGCAGTTGGGCGAGTCCGAAGCGTTCGGCGTGTTCGATCAGCATCATCGTTGCGTTGGGCACGTCGATGCCGACTTCGATCACCGTGGTGGCGACCAGAATGTCCACTCTCCCTTCGTTGAACGCGGTCATGATGGCCTGCCGCTCTTCTTTTTTCAGCTTGCCGTGAATGAGCGCGAGCCTGAGGTCGGAAAAGCGCTGTTCGAGGTCGGCGTGAACTTCCTGCGCTGTCTTGAGCGGCATCGCCTCCGATTCCTCGATCAACGGACACACCACATACGCCTGCCGCCCCTGTTTGATTTCTTCATGCAAAAGTTGATACGCGCCGTCGCGGTGTTTGGCATCGTAACTGCGGGTGGCGATGGGCTGGCGGCCGGGGGGCATCTCGTCCAGGATCGACACGTCCATGTCGCCGTACAGCGTGAGTGCCAGCGAACGCGGAATGGGGGTGGCGGTCATGATGAGCACGTGCGGCGCCGTCCCCTTTTTGCCAATGGCCTCGCGTTGCAGGACGCCGAAACGGTGCTGCTCGTCGATCACCACCAGGCCGAGGTCGTGGAAGTCCACATCCTTTTGAATGAGTGCGTGGGTGCCGACGGCGATCTGCGTTTCGCCTGTGCGGATTCGCTCCTGGACCGCCTGCTTCTCTGCGG
Coding sequences within it:
- a CDS encoding esterase/lipase family protein produces the protein MAKDTTLIIHGWSDCSNSFKKLKQFLIDNKVGTVQTILYADYESREDNITFNDVVDGLNDQMIANGLIDADGNKLKDVNVIVHSTGGLVIRHWIWQYYHDRIEQCPVKRLVMLAPANFGSPLAHRGKSFMGSLFKGRWKIGDMLEVGRNLLNGLELASPYQWDLAHEDVLRDEPYYNRKQIQTTILVGLKDYEGLRGWVNKPGTDGTVVIAGTSLDTAKLVLDFSHSGKDPARQHHDWAYQNPPDDFGFGVIAGVDHGSIVEPTSPKTGDKGMVGGLILRALTTKTPKDFEKLINDLEQYTESCYQKTQKPRFQQFVLHAVDDLGDSIKDFTVEFFIFRPHRLSKKGLADDSKMDKLEKDLSQEVHEILTANFHTNQTDTSFRRFLVDLEEIRAFMNKAEEQLGARPALSMRVHVPKVDDGIQYENKDLENIVIHDTSGTLKPPKNFFYENTTTFIELRVNRFNNYVHIGVKPRKH
- a CDS encoding M1 family metallopeptidase, which encodes MKRLLTFTLILVCLTASVSAFAQSFHRPINHKLSVTLDPDRHHAQIEDTLTLYPNSLSGESLTFTLHAAYNIIKVEIPHQGEWKTEVTKVEDAAGDLPPRQHIVIQKPDGKKWPDFLQVLFRYEGRYHDPLRPESDSGREAVPGEESEKDTGIFLSSESYFYPRLENKSGESLMTFALGVATPRDLKVISQGKRIRETTHNGPRHTLWQCDDPMQEIYIVADRYIEYKDRYEDVTLYAFLRSPDEALAQKYLDAAKSYIRFYDRLLGEYPFVKFALVENSVQTGYGMPSFTLLGSRIIRFPFILHTSFPHEILHNWWGNGVYVDASGGNWSEGLTAYLADHLLQQLDGHGPDYRFQQLIKYLNYVNTSNEIPIAKFMSRHSMASQAIGYGKLLMVLNMLRLEVGDKIFLEALADFYFTQRFHRAGFEHLRAHFELYHGRRLDTFFRQWIEEKGAPELELTNTTVEPFPDAYRLTLEIKQKQTRPLFAFQLPVAVWYEGADQPKIELVSIDPQPVQHVNVFVDDEPKAVMLDPYYDVFRKLDRREVPASIGQTYGDGKAVAVMPSVSSRDLIEGFHAFATSVDNLSDMVLDQVYDFDNNTAAWVFGRHNLKAQALLPKLAEYGVHPGELGITVNGKLYMYEENSFIFTVPNPENPEHSVTWVVPHTASVIPGLMRKLPHYGKYGYLVFSGFAPDNQEKGVWPGDRSALMNTFVTGDYTLPPRPPLTPTRPE
- a CDS encoding NusG domain II-containing protein, coding for MLKPTRADKILIACLFAANLALFSGIDYTRTAGDWVVIEVSQKEVKRLPLKVNQLVHVEGPLGETEVQIQDGKARILKSPCSRKLCIKSGYIHYADRIAACLPNRVVVRILGSTYRGIDAVVS